Part of the Limihaloglobus sulfuriphilus genome is shown below.
GTTGCTCTCAAGCACCTGAATACAACATCAGGGTTCCAGACTTACAACAATAATAGCAAGATAGTTACAAATGGCAAATACAAACTTTAAAATAAGGTGTGCGGCATATTACACCGTCTGGATTAGCTGAAAAAGTATGCAAGATGTATATACAGAAATCCGCGGATACAGGCTGTTATTTAAACAGGAACAGCCCTACATAAGACACCGTTGCAGGCCCGTTGTTGTATGGTATATCGCATAATCTGAGCATCGCGTTTACGTCAATCCCGTAGGCCTCTATGGAAGCAACTGCCTTTTGCGGAAAACGGCACGGCTTGCCCGCAGGATAGGTGCATTCATCACAGATTTTACATGCCCCCGCGTTGAGCGGAAACACCTGTCCGTATTCATCATGTTCAAGTATATGATCATAAATACGTTCAAAACATCCCGATGGACGTCAGCGGCCTTCATCATTCCCTCAAAATCAAAAGAATCCTCCAGCTGATAAACGGTCTGGAAAACCACACCCTTAGAATATTCTTTAACACGTGGTATCAAATCTTCCAGCGGCCCCACTGCCGGCGGGCACATCCAGTTTGTGCCGTATTGCCCGCAGCTGTTCTGCTCACATGCAAGGCGAAAGCCCTTGTCAAAGCGTATATCGCCGGGGGATATTATTCCGGCTGACGCGGCACCGGATTCTAATGCCTTTGATATAAGATATTTAAGTTTATCTTCCATAGATTTACAAAATTAAACATTGAAGAGGAAATGTACAACATCGCCATCATTCATGACGTAATTTTTGCCCTTTACCTCAAGTTTACCCGCCGCTTTGGCCCCTGATTCACCTTTACACTCAATATAGGTATCATAGGGTATGACTTCAGCGCGGATAAAACCCCTCTCAAAATCAGTGTGGATAACGCCGGCAGCCTGGGGAGCGGTCCAGCCCTTTTGAATCGTCCAGGCACGGACCTCCTTGGGTCCGGCAGTGAAATAACTCATCAATCCGAGCGAGTCATAAGACTTGTGTATAACCTTCTCAAGGCCGCACTCGTGAACTCCCATGGATTCGAGGATTTCGTTCCTGTCCTGATCGCTCATATCTACCATCTCTTCCTCAATCTTGGCACAGATCCTGACAACATCACTGCCGCGCTGCCTTGCAATATCTTCAAGTACATTAACGTACTTGTTATCGCCGACAAGGCCGTCCTCATCTACATTTGCCGCGAAGATCACCTTCTTGGATGTGATAAAGCACATTTCTTTGACAAAATCTCGAAACAAATCGCTGTCATTCTCAGGAAAACCGCTAACCGGTCTGCCCTGATTTAGGAAATCCCTTAGTTTGAGTCCCAAGTCGAG
Proteins encoded:
- a CDS encoding DUF2284 domain-containing protein — translated: MCDECTYPAGKPCRFPQKAVASIEAYGIDVNAMLRLCDIPYNNGPATVSYVGLFLFK
- a CDS encoding DUF2284 domain-containing protein, which codes for MEDKLKYLISKALESGAASAGIISPGDIRFDKGFRLACEQNSCGQYGTNWMCPPAVGPLEDLIPRVKEYSKGVVFQTVYQLEDSFDFEGMMKAADVHRDVLNVFMIIYLNMMNTDRCFRSTRGHVKSVMNAPILRASRAVFRKRQLLP
- the ychF gene encoding redox-regulated ATPase YchF; protein product: MALSIGIVGLPNVGKSTLFNALTRAQNADAANYPFCTIEPNKAVVPVPDARLYQLAEIVNPKKIEPAVIEFFDIAGLVKGASKGEGLGNKFLGNIRQTSVIVHVVRCFEDENVVHVDGAPDPARDVEVIETELVLADLEQLERKIERLEKQIKFDKKLQHTLDLGLKLRDFLNQGRPVSGFPENDSDLFRDFVKEMCFITSKKVIFAANVDEDGLVGDNKYVNVLEDIARQRGSDVVRICAKIEEEMVDMSDQDRNEILESMGVHECGLEKVIHKSYDSLGLMSYFTAGPKEVRAWTIQKGWTAPQAAGVIHTDFERGFIRAEVIPYDTYIECKGESGAKAAGKLEVKGKNYVMNDGDVVHFLFNV